CCAGGTGGTGGGTAACAGCCACTGACAAACACTGGACTATTTCTTAGTACCCTGGTGTCATGGACCGACCCAGGGTAGCCAACAAATATGTCCAGAAATTTGCCAGTGCTGTCACAAATGGCCTGCAGCTGGACAGAATGAAACAGCTTCCGATTGAGGTAATCCTGTGCATGTGGACCATGAGGAGCCTTGATGCGGATGTGGCATCCATCAATGGCTCCCACACAGTGGCTGAAGGCTGCACTGTTGGCTAGGTGCTGGAAGCCACGACCAACTTCAGCACACTGTGCCACTGATGGGAAATGGACCACCTTGCCCAAGAGTGACAGGATGGCAGCACACATCCGGTGTATGATGTCAAAGACCGTTGTCTTTGGCACATCAAACACCCTGGACACAACGGTGTAAGTCAGTCCATGTGCCAACCAGTACACTGTGATGAGGACCTCCACGTGCAGACCCCAGCCATGGGTCTTCTCCCTCCTGAGAAGGGCCATAAGTGCCTCAATTGAGGTCCTTGACAGGCGGTAGTCATACTGCATGGGTTTGGACTCAGCCATGTCCCTCTCTTGGACATCTATTTGGATATTAGGGATGGCATATATTTTGCTCCTCTCCTGTAAAAGACTAAAGACAAAGTGTAAATAGAATAAGGTGTAAGTTCATAACTAGTGTGCAGTTTTTTCCTTTCTTGTTTTAAttcaaaaaacccaataaattgTTCATGTTGAGTAAGGCAAAACACAACAGCTATATTCTAGATTACAGAATTACAGATTATATTCTAGATTACAGAAACAACAATGCTTTAATGCAATGTACAATTTAAGCATCCTCCTAGTCATCTATGTTCAAAACCATATCAGCATCCTCTTACCATTTGTGAGCACAGTGCCGTGAGCCTCCGCCGTCGCACCCTCCTCCTGTGGATCTCTCTTTGGTTCCTCTGGAACATgaagcagacagcagcagcaagcTCCACATCTCCCATTGTGCTTTACAATTCTGATACTCCCCAGCTGACCTTTTATAGGTCACTGATTGAGGATCATCACTCATCAGGATCTACTTCGCAGCTGGATAGATGGACTGGATTCTATTAAGTGTAATTGTGTTGGGCCCTTGTCACATTAAACACATTAGATGTTTGCCACCTGTAACAGCCAGAACAACTTCAAAGCACAAGTGCCATTTCATGGTGTTTAGTGATATGTATGGTGGTTCACAAATGAAAGCATACTTATTTACAGACATACTTGCATATGCATATTGTAATCCAGTTCTGTCATATTCTGTGTAGTCTAAATTGTACACACTGGACCGTAATACTATTATATTCATAGGCCATCTTATAATTGGATCAAAATCAGGAAATTAATCTCAACAATATGGTTGACTTTTCCGGTTCAATACGTTGAAAATGAAGAATAATGACATAGGATCTCAATTcatccaattttatttttattttttttaattcttagcaATTTTATAGATTGTGTATATGTGAATAAGATCTGACACATAATAATAAAGGTATGCTTTAAAAGCATAATAACAACATGTACAGTAGTGGCTTTGTAGCACTCAACGTTGTAAATGTGCCATGATTTATCAGTTTTCATTCAATCATACCTATTGGTATTTCGTCTATAAATATGAATGGACAGGTGCATGATCAACCTTTCTCAATGTGATCaccattttgtttcacttttgtgaCTGGCGTGGtctattattcttttttgttacatttcatttccAATCATGGTAATCGCCTAATATTCGTGAGAACGCTGATTTTTGTAGTCCATCTTCGGAAAATTGTAGTTTCACCACGACATTCGACGTCATCAACATTCGCCGTCGCGTGATGACGTAGACTAAGTGTAAGTGCAGTCGGATTCTCTAAACACCGCGATCGTCTTCTCTTAACTCCTCATGAATTCTCCTTCTCATCTTTCCTTGACCTTGTGACGTTTTCCATTGAGGTTAAGGAAAAGTGGTTAGGAAAGGATTTAGGAGCTGATTtttttgactattcgaccgTACCCTTGGTCTCTTTCTTTGggttatgttttattcatgttcttGGTCTCACCACATACCCTGGAGTGTGGATAAGTAGGGTTAAATGCCACACACCTGTGATTGCCACTTTCACCTGTGATTGCCACATTCACCTGGGCTGCCACACAAAGAGCAGGTTAGGTAGAGCAGAGAAGCTGAATGCAGTTTGGTTGGTGTACCTGTTGCCATTCATTTGGAGGAGAGTTTGCACCCTTGGTAGGCGAAGCGAGGTATGTGGCATTGAAACAATAGtggcatgtgttttgtttggtttcatatgttatgttatattcatatattggcatatatttgtttggtttcatatattatgttatattcatacattgttatatatttgtttgttttaatgtattatattgGAGTTTTATGGTTGACTGTGGGTAGAGTGTgggttttaaagaaaacataaactatctaatgaagtaaaatgtgtgaacttttaatatgtgcaaatattggtattttgttatgttttagtTTCACGGTGCTCGGCGATGGAATAAAATTTTGTACCAGTTGAACTCTACGCTGTCTCATTGATGCCAAGGGCTGTAACAAATGGTCCGTCACGTGCATGAGATTCGAatcaaaacattgttttttcaaacaGTGGGCTTCAAAACTAAATTTGCGAGTGTTTGCAAGTCTTTAATAAGGCATAATCAAATGTATGAATGTTGTCAAAATGTAAGTCATTCTGAAcacccaattttttttaatgagcatgcATTGGGACCAACATCAGAAATACGCaacatgtcatatttaaaagaaaaaatgagggCTTTCCTTGCAAATGATGACATAAACAATGCAGTGTCTGTTAAATGGATTAATCTAAACggtaataaatatatacaggaGAAGACATTACTTGTGACTGCTGTTAATTCCAATGATTTACCTGAATTTGGACTTGTGAGCAATATCTATGTAATTAACTCatcattatattgttttgagttcCAGCAGCATAACACTGTTTGTTATGATAGAAATGACATGGCATATACAATAGAGATTCCAAACATGGCACAAGCAACTGAACTAATAACTGCTGATAGTCTGGTAGATTTCACTCCATATTACAGTTATACTCACAAGGATGTGACATATGTTCCTACGAAATATTATCTCGGAGATGTGCTTGGGCTACACAGAGCCTCATCTGATGAACTGTAAAAGGCACACTGTTTAATGTGTTGAGCTCTCATAGACAAActgttgactgtttttttttgtttcatgattttttcttcttttcatgtatcaaaataactttaatctGAATGATAAAACAGCAGATCAGCAGTCGGTTAATTAATAGCAGTCTTTATGCTGATGTTTGCAGGATCCTACTGCATAAACCACATTCATTGCTACATTGTGATTGAGAATACAGTTGAGTCAAGGGTCatttcattttggtcattttattttgtttatgagCCATGCAGTTTTTGGCCAGCATGGTTATTTCTATTATGTTGTATAGGCCAGCCTGCTGTCATAATATGTTAGATATGAAGCAGCTGGTTCTGCCAGGTTCAGATGGCCTGAGAACACataacaaatgaaaataaacaacctTTAATTAATAATTCTTGTTTCTTGGCATTCTTAAATTGAGAAGTTGTACAAGTGGTCTTACTCTTAAAATGAGGCAAATAATCCTGTTGCTCCACTgggttttactgtaaaacatttttatacccTATTAATAAGATATTCCAGCTACTTTTGAGCTAGAATAAACCAGTAAGAAAAAGTTAGCCCAGCTTTcttgaattaaattatttttccaatGCTAAACATTCTTGACaagattaattttctttttggacaaaaaataaGACTTATTTCCGTGATACAAGGCTTTTTTACTTTCTTGAAattccttttttgcagtgtacaaacaactatttacattaatatatgagaaaataaaatacttacatCAATACTAAACTACACAAATATTTACACTACTATATAATAAAatcctattttttgtttttttcagaaatgcaaatatttacactactacataaataaaatgcttacatcaataataaactATACAAATATTTACACGACTATATAGAATCCTTATcctaaatacaaacaaatatttaCACTAGTCTATAAAAaaatctcctctcctcctcctcagtcctTAATTTGTTTCAGGACCACCCTGGCCCTCATGTGCAGCTTCTTTTCTGGAATAATTTTCCGGGCTCAGGATCCTCTTTCTGATCCGGCAGGCAGTGATGCTCAGGCTGCTCTCACCGCTCTTCCTTGGAGACACCTGTAAGAACAAGAGCAGGTATGCATAGGGCCATGAATAATTGAAAATTCACTGTGTTGTGATTGTGATGACAAGGTTTGGACCTACTGGTGGGGGTGATGGCGGGGGTGCTGccagctccttctcctccaggcTGGACATCACAAAGAGCTGGAGCATTTTCCCAGCCAGGGCCACCGTCTTGTGGAGCGCATAAAAGCGCTCCTGGGTGGCCACTGAGTGGCACATGAAGGAGGCCACTTTCTCCCGGTCCTCCTTCTTGTTGGACTCGAAGTTCTACAAAGAGAAGATGAAAATTGTATCAGTATTGATTACATTGACGAGATGGACATTTTCTGTGGGGAGGTTGTTATACTCATGTAGGTGGCCACAGCGCTCCTAACATCCAGGAGGGAAGGACTCCCCAGCAGTCCCATCTCTGCCCAGGCCCTCCTCACATAGCGGACCATGTCCTTGGCCTGGCCCTTCccgaaggaggagaagaaatacGGGTTGGTGGCAACGCATCTCTTCCTGAGATCCAGCCACCTCTTACACCACCCGTACTCCTCCCCATCGAGATAGATCTGGGCCAGGCCAAACTTTCGGAGCGTTTTGTGGTCCCTGACCTGACATAGAAcagacaacagcaaaaaaaaaaaaaaaagagtggttTTAACcttaaacatcataaaacaaatcaatattttacaCTGAATTTTAGCTTACATTGATGAGGTAGCCGAGGCCGTCGTTCCCCAGggcctccttcacctccttcacCCTCATGCATGTGAGCACTCCTGTCCTGTGGCCATATATGGAGGCTATGTAGGCCCCGAGGTACCCGAAGAACCGGTATCTTGTAGGGGGGTGCCGGGGAGGGGCTTTCTCAATGTCGTCtgaaatgagagagaaaaaatagagaGGTTACATTATATCTGCATAATGATGTAAATGAaaagagcagtgtgtgtgtgtgtgtgtgagagagagacagagggatggATAGGGAAACAAAGGATGAGGATGAGTTTACCCAGGAGCTCGGGGATCTTGGCCCGGGCCAAGGACTGGCAGGTCGTCAGGGCTTCCCGGGTCACCAGccgctgctgcttctgctgcttgttttgtttgatcTCAACTTGGCGACCCAGGACCATCCGACCTGCCATCTTCAGGACTTTTTTAAGTTCCCTCTGTATTGGCTTGAGTTTCCCCTTTGCCAGCCGGCAGTGGTGAGGGGGGGTgtcaaaaaaaaccctcaacaaAACAGAGGGCGTGGCCGACATAGAGGGAAACGGTGGAGGGGGCCAGCCCGAACTTTTTTAGCAAAACGGGGTATCTGTGGAAAGAGCAGAGTGGATTTAGTTTCTATCAGTCTTGTAATTACATTTCTCAGCTGCTGCTTTCAGAGTTCAATACTTACAACTTTATCAGCTGGAGGTTGGCCAGGAACTCCCAGGTCCAATACCTGACCTCAGTCCGGCCAACCATCATAAACTTCACAAACACCTTGGCCCGGGATGCCTTCTTCATCTATTTCCGAAGCCAATCGTTTTCCCTTGCCGCTGTCCACTGGGAGCCTTGGTAATGGCATTTTCGGCCATTTTGGTGGTGCCGCCCCGCACCGTGACGAACCCCGTATAGTCCTCCATGTATTTGTCTGTACAGATAgaatagatagacagatagatagatagatgtgaTGAGCATAGCATGACAACCCTCCACACACAGGAAATGTGTTGTTTCTTACCaatggagggagggaaggagaggtTCCTCATTTTGGAGGCCTTTGACCGGCCTCCAAAAATGGGTCCCAGGACCTTCTCAAATGAGGAGACTGTTGGGAGCTTGGTAGCGTCCTCCTATAACAGAGCAAAGCACAGGAGAGACgtgtaaaatgtattgtttagctttgttattaaatataatttagccTCATTCAACAATTCCGCTCTCTAGTCTAACTCACGTCCTCGCTGCTGTCCTCCTCGTCCTCGGAGGTGTCGCCGTCGCTGAGATTGGAGACAATCTCAGCG
This sequence is a window from Centropristis striata isolate RG_2023a ecotype Rhode Island unplaced genomic scaffold, C.striata_1.0 Scaffold_26, whole genome shotgun sequence. Protein-coding genes within it:
- the LOC131967764 gene encoding uncharacterized protein LOC131967764, with the protein product MSATPSVLLRVFFDTPPHHCRLAKGKLKPIQRELKKVLKMAGRMVLGRQVEIKQNKQQKQQRLVTREALTTCQSLARAKIPELLDDIEKAPPRHPPTRYRFFGYLGAYIASIYGHRTGVLTCMRVKEVKEALGNDGLGYLINVRDHKTLRKFGLAQIYLDGEEYGWCKRWLDLRKRCVATNPYFFSSFGKGQAKDMVRYVRRAWAEMGLLGSPSLLDVRSAVATYMKLRVQQEGGPGESGLLHVPLSGHPGALLCAPQDGGPGWENAPALCDVQPGGEGAGSTPAITPTSVSKEER